Genomic window (Macaca thibetana thibetana isolate TM-01 chromosome 6, ASM2454274v1, whole genome shotgun sequence):
cacctaccttggcctcccaaagtactgggattacatgcgtgaggcaccatgcctggccaaaagccTTCTTTTTAGTGTGAGTTAAGCCTCATTCCAAATTACATTTGGATCTAAACAAGCTGGTCTTCTGTATGTTTCCTCTGATATCTTAGTTCTCAAGAccaaagtattttacattttataacttCTTTCTCTCAGCTGATGAAAAAGATTTCATACTTGTTCAGGAAAGACATAAGCAACTTGTTCCACACAGAGCTTTACATGAGACATTGTCATTTTACAGTTTCACTCTAAGCTGAGATAGGATCAGGGATAGGCATtggtgggaggaagaagagaggggagaTGAGTGAATCCATCCATGCAAGATGACATGAATTATTTTTGAATCTACTCTCATCTTTACCGCTCCACTGGAACTGCTTGTAAATAAAGCTCAGTGAACCCCATGTCATCAAGTGCAttgtctgttttcagttcttatcTAGACCTGTTGACATTATTTGATGCTTGATTATACCCCTCTTCACTTGGTTCCTAAAATTCCACTTAGTACTTACCTCACACCCTTCTGTCTTCCAGTCTTTAAAGCCTCAGGGCTTCATCTTTGGACCTCTTCACTATATCTATACACATCCATTTGCTTGATCATAGTGTCATAGCATTATAAACCATCTATACACCAATTCCCAAACTTACTTACAGTTCTGATTTCTTCTCTTGATTTCTGGACTTGAACATACAACTGCCCTTGGATatctaatattttacatttaggaaACTAGAGCTCTTGCTCCTCTCTTCCTAAAAATAATAGTTCCTCTGACAGCCTTCCCCTTATCAATTGGTGGCAACTTCATCCTTTTCATGCCATAAACCTTAGTGTTAACTCTTTTCACATTCTACTTGCCTTCTGTTGGCAAATTCTATTGTCTCTACTTTCAAAATGCAGACAGAATTAGGTCATTTCTTACCACCTCCTTAGCTACAAACCTTGTCCAGGCTATCATCTTGTGCCTGGATTATTGATAGCCCCATAATTTTGTCCCTTAACTGATGTTCTTTAACTTCCTTACACATAATATTAACTCTTTCTCATATATCCTGTTGGAAAAAAgcgatttctatttttattcggataattttttttaacctagtttaaaaattttaatcttggGATCATACCATTATGTTTGGAGCTGCCTGCCTTGTTTTTGTCAGTGtgcatgattgtgtgtgtgtgtgtatatgtgtgtgtgtgtatttttagtgtttttagtgtgtgtatgtatacacacatctGTGGGTTTCAGATTTGAATAGATCGATATTTTATTAACTGtaatagttttcattattttactttttaaaatacagttcatCTGGAGAATTTGATGTAAAGGGGTAAGGAAAGGgtccatctttaattttttcagatgGCTGCCCAGTCATTCAAGCCCAACTTACTAAATCACTTTTCCTCCTAATTAAGAACTTCTTTAAATGTAATATTCCTTTATTTGTCTACTCACACAAGTTTATGTAGTTTTGGGTGGTTTTATGGACTCCATCTTTAGGAGCCACCAATTTTTAAATGCTCCTAAGAGAGCTGTTCTAAGTAAAGtcctttttatattctttcagaCATGTCTTAAAAGTTACAGtcgtcccttggtatccatgggggattggttttAGGAcacccctgtggataccaaaatccaccaATACTCAAGTCCCTTATAATAGTATAGTTGCCATATAACATATGCACATCACCTTGTATACTTAAAATcctctctagattacttacaataccaaatacaatgtaaatgctatgtaagtagtttttatactgtattgtttagggaataatgacaaggaaacaAGTCTACATGTTTAGTGCAGACACAgccatccattttttttcccaatatgttcgatctgtggttggttgaatccgcAGATGTAGAACTCATGGATATGGGGGCTGACTCTTATGTTTTGAGACATAGCTTGGTTGGTATAAGTATTATAATGGAATTAGGAAATAgatattttcttctggttttcttaGATTTGGGAATGGATGATGAAGGAGATGATGACCCAGTTCCTCTACCAAATGTGAATGCAGCAATATTAAAAAAGGTAAGGTCTTTAAAGAGTTTAAGTTTATTCTGCTTAATATATAACACTAATTGATTAATATAAGTAATTCAACAATCTATGTTAGAATTTACtgcttaaaattacttttaaatttgaatGTTCTTAAACACTTACTTGAATGATGTTTGTATGttcttaaaatatacagaaaaaagttCTATCTGCTTTCTTGCCACAGTTGACTATTGTCATTTATTGGGCATCTGTACTGTATATACCTATGCAAACACTTCTCTAGGAAGGATGATCTACATGTAGAATATCTGGATCACAGGTTGGCTTATATACCTAAATTTTGGTAGATATTGTTAAATAGTCTTCTGTAAAGATACCACTTCTAGAGCATGGTGGAATTGAATCGTGACTATCTTTCTtagatttataattttgaaatgacTAAAGTCGTAAGAAAGGAATATGTAACACTTTGTTCCCATTTCTGTCCTTATCTATTCCAGTCCCCTTTCCGGTAGCAGTTTATCCTTTTAGTATTTGTAATACAGGTATTAACAAGTAAGTGTGTTTCTCCCTgcaccccccccccttttttttttttttttgagaccggagtcttgctctgttgccaggttggagtgcagtgacatgatctcggctcactgcaacctctgcctcctgagtagctgggattacagacacccaccaccacgcccagctaatttttgtatgttttagtagagacaggttttcaccatgttgccaggttggtctccaactcttgacctcaggtgatctccctgccttggcctcccaaagtgctgggattacaggtggagccaccatgcccagccatcctgaatttttttttttgtttggtgtttttttttttttttttttttttttttttttttttgatctcactctgttgcccaggctggagagcagtggcacaatttcggctcactacaacctccaccttccaggttcaagcaattctcctgcctcagcctcccaagtagctgggattacaggcacttgccaccatgcccggctaatttttgtattttttagtagagacggggtttcactgtgttggtcagtgaattcctgaccttgtgatctgcccgccttggcctcccaaagtgctgggattacaggcgtgagccattgcacctggcctttttttttttctgagacagagtctcactctatcgcccaggctggagtgcagtggcacgatctcagcttactgcaacctctgcctcttgggttcaagtgattttcctgcctcatcccctcgagtagctgggattacaggcactcgctaccatgcccagctaatttttttatttttgtagagacttcCTGGCGCCACCCATTGTGAACCTAGGCATTAGTTTCTTATATATCCTTttaagagttttttatttttaaatttttattttttgttagtagtggtagtgatttttttttttttttgacagaatgtcacacttttgcccaggttggagtgcagtggcacagtcatggctcactacagcgttaacctcctgggctcaagtgattctcttgcctcagccttctgagtagctgggaccgtcGGTGTGCACAACCACTCCtatctcatttttgtattttttatagagacagggtttcaccatgttacccaggctggtcttgaacttctgggctcaactaagtcacccacctcggcctcccaaagtgctaggattacaggtgtgagccacagtgtccagcctattattattatcatcatcattttttatagagatggggtctctctatattgcccaggaggctagtcttgaacttctggccttttaagcagtcatcctgcctcagcctccaaaagtgctgggattacaagtatgagccactgcacccaagtTTAGAGTGTTTTAAATGCCTGGATAAGCAAATATTAATtgacatttgtttcttttcttatataaGTGGAATACTTCTTAAGaagctattatttatttcattaaaaacccttagctggtcgcggtggctcatgcctgtaatcctagcactttgggaggccaaggcgggtggatcatctgaggtcaggagtttgagaccaacctggccaactaaaaatatttttaaaaattagctgggcattgtggcaggtacctgtaatcctagctactcaggaggccgaggcagaattgcttgaacccaagaggtggaggttgcagtgagccaagatagcgccattacactccagcctgggcaacaagagtgaaactccgtctcaaaattaaaacaaaaacaaaaaccttttgctggccaggcacggtggctcatacttgtaatcccaacactttgggagagcaaggtgggtgaattgcttgagttcaggagtttgcaACATGATGAAACGTTATGTCTACagaagcaaaatacaaaaatgagccaggctactcgggaggctgaggtgggaggatcgctgaaGCACAGGAGGTcgagtgagccatgatcagggcactgcattccagcctgggtgacacagtgagaccttgtctcaaaaacaaacaaaaaacccattgCTTGGCTTTTCCTTAttgaaattgtttccttttttttttttttttttttttgtatcctggCAGTATAATTTCTTGACCCTGTCATTTTCTCTCAGCATTGTTTATTCCTCCAACATTTTGCTATGAAAAAGTTTTAAccatacagaaaaattgaaaaaatttttgTCACAGTAGACACCCATGTAGCCACTGCCTAGATTCTACAACTGAAAACACTTTCAGTATTGATTTTGGTCTTCATGCTGGTATGTATAGTCTAGGTAATCAGCTTCCTGAAACTTTATGAAGTAATTATTCTCCTATTAAGGGAATTTTGGGGGCTTTTCCTGCTTTGTTCCTACACCAAATAGTCTTACACATGTGTCTGGGGTATTTGGAATTTCCTGGTTACAATATATGTACATACTCAGTTTTAACTGAGGAGTGCTGGATTAGCTTTCAAAGGGGTTATATCAGTTTATACTCTCTATAGAGTTCGTGTTTCCTTTCCACTGTTGCTGAACAATTAGTAtcagtttcttgatttttttcaatctaGAGACGTATCCATAGTGTTAGTTTTGCTTCTGGTAAAGTTGAGTGTTCCTTGTGTTTGGCCTTTCAGATTTCATTTATTGCCTGTACATATTATTAACCCATTTCtctataatgatttttttttttttttttgagacggagtctggctctgtcgcccaggctggagtgcagtggccggatctcagctcactgcaggctccgcctcccgggtttacgccattctcctgcctcagcctcctgagtagttgggactataggcgcctaccacctcgcccggctagttttttgtatttttttttttagtagagacagggtttcactgtgttagccaggatggtctccatctcctgagctcgtgatccgcccgtctcggcctcccaaagtgctgggattacaggcttgagccaccgcgcccggcctctataatgattttttaaacattttatattctctCGGCTAATCATTGTACATACTGCAGGTATCTTCCAGTCATTGTCCTgtctaacttttctttttgcaTAGAAGCTTTTTAATGTAGTCAAGTACAGTACTCTGTCAGCATGGCTTGCTTTTATCTAATAAGATCTTTTCCCTTCTAGGGTTATAAAGAttcttcatttttgcttttcagGCTTGGCTGTTAATGGCTCAAGTCAACCTCTAGCTAGTTATTATTCCAGTATAGGGATAAGTTGTCCCAGCAGTGATTCGAATGAGTACCTTGTGACAAAATGCCACAGAGGaataaaacttttttgttgttgtaggtCATTCAGTGGTGCACCCACCACAAGGATGACCCTCCTCCTCCTGAAGAtgatgagaacaaagaaaagcgAACAGACGATATCCCTGTTTGGGACCAAGAATTCCTGAAAGTTGACCAAGGAACACTTTTTGAACTCATTCTGGTAAGTTTTTAACGTGTAAGATAGCTCTATTCCAGAGCCTTTAAACACTTCTTATAGATTTAAAATTTGCTAACTTCATTGACACTGAATTTTAATACTTTCTAAATTCAAATGTAATGCCATATTTAAATCCACATATCAGTAACAcactaaatgtaaatggtctcAACACAGCTAAAAGGCAGAAATTACCAGATCAGAAAAGCAAGCTTAGCtatgctgtctataagaaacccactttaggccgggcgcggtggctcaagcctgtaatcccagcactttgggaggctgagacgggcggatcatgaggtcaggagatcgagaccatcctggcctacacggtgaaaccccgtctctactaaaaaatacaaaaaactagccgggcgaggtggcgggcgcctgtagtcccagctactcgggaggctgaggcaggagaatggcgtaaacccaggaggcggagcttgcagtgagctgagatctggtcactgcactccaacctggacgacagagcgagactccgtctcaaaaaaaaaaaaaaaaaagaaacccactttaaatatatagaCACAACTAGGTTTAAAGAATGGAAGAAGATACACTACACTAACACGagtcaaaagaaagctggagtaacTATATTAAAATAGGTTTGGAGGGAAAGAATATTACCAGGGTTAAAGAGGATTATTTCATATTGATAAGGggatcagttttttaaaaagacgtAACAGTTATAAATGTTTATCTGCCTAGAAGCAGAACTTCCAAGTGAAACAAAACCCAGTAGAACTCAAAGAAGTCCACAAAGTGACAATCATAGAGATTTCAGCACCTCTCTCAGTTAATATAACTAGACAGAAATCAGGATAACTTGATATAACACTATTGACCAAATTGTCTTAAtggacatttataaaacattttatatatatatatatatatattttttttttttttgagacagagtttcactcttgtcacacaggctgtgttgcagtggtgtgattttggctcactgcaacctcgacctcccgggttcaagcgattctcctgccttagccttatgagtagctgagattacaggcatgagccatcacacctagctaattttttatatttttagtagagatggggtttcatcatgctggccaggctggtctcgaactcctggcctcaagtgatccacccgcctcgccctcccaagtgtcgggattataggcgtgagccactgcgcctggctgagacttgttttatggcccaggacATGGTCTGTCTTGGTAATatacacttgaaaagaatatgtattctgctatCATTACATATAatgttttaggctgggcacagtggctcacacctgtaatcccagcactttaggaggccgaggcgggaggatcacgaggtcaggaaatcgagaccatcttggctaacatggtgaaatcccgtctctactaaaaatacaaaaaattagccgggcgtggtggcaggcgcctgtagtcttagctacttggaggctgtggagaatggcgtgaacccgggaggtggagcttgcagtgagccaagatcgctccaccgCCCtccagtgacagagcgagagacccgtctcaaaaataaataaataaattagctgggtgtggagacacgcacctgtaatcccacctacttgggagactgaggcaagagaatcggctgaacctgggaggtgcaggttgcagtaagccgagatcatgccactgaattccagcctgggtgacagagtgagatggtgtctcaaaaaaaaaaaatctattgtaaAAGGATTCAAGTCATACAAAGTTTGTCTTCTGACTGCAATGGAATTAGAAATCACAAACAGAAAGATATCTGGAAAAATCTGCAACTACTTTTAAACTAACACATTTGCAGGTAAGCTacgggtcaaagaagaaatagaaagtattttgagctgaatggaaataaaacacatgaaaaatctGTGAGATGCAGCTAAAGAATTACTTAGAAGGAAACTGATGGAATGATATACCTATattattagaaaggaaaaaagtttcaGATCGGTGATCTAAGCTTCCACCTTAAACTAGTAAAGGATGAAAttaaagtaaacagaaaaatgagaatattaaagggcagaaatcaatgaaatagaaaacaggtaAACAATAAAGTCAATGAAACCaaaacctgttttttaaaaagagatcaaTAAAGTGTAGTGCTTTAACTGCTTATTTTTGAACTCTTTAAGTGTGGACAAATATTTTTGCCAAGACCTGATGTggtatttgtgtgcatgtgtacacacatacacaacagtAGTGGCTGTTAACATTTGAGCTAGTATAGTTTGGTTAAGGAAGCATAGGGATGCAACATTATAGAGGTGTAACAAAGAAGGTCACATAAAAGTCTTTCACAGAAGAACTTAAGAGTGATTTATTCTccctttaatttaaaattagcattttaagCTTTATTAGATATGGAATGTCAATCATTAACTTTGGATTTAGTTTAAAACATCAAGTATACTTTAAGGAAAACAACTGTCTCTTTACAGGCTGCAAACTACTTAGACATCAAAGGTTTGCTTGATGTTACATGCAAGACTGTTGCCAATATGATCAAGGGGAAGACTCCTGAGGAGATTCGCAAGACCTTCAATATCAAAAATGACTTTACTGAAGAGGAGGAAGCCCAGGTAGGTAGCACAAAGTTTTGTCTTTGATCACATGCTCTTAAAAAGGGACTAACGCCTATAACATGCCAGGAAAAGAGGTGACTGTATCAAGTAGTCTTGATACTTCAGGGATAATATGTACTTTATGTGTCTTAAACATATTCTTACTGGTCTGTCTTTATGAATCTGAACACTTAGGTGATACTGCATTTTAAGCATAAGAACAATTAGTTTTCAATGAGAAGAGCTCTTGTTACTGTATTAACAGTTACCAGTTTTGGCACCTGCAACTTTCTGTATAGACCATACATATCTGACTTCAGAAAAGCAAGCCCTATAGAGAAGTGTATGCTAGGGTATTTTAGAGTAACTTAATGAGGGgaggaaatgaaataatagatcAGAATGATTTTGTTGACATGACTACAAACTGAAATTATGTGACTGAATTAACTGAATTTGCTCTGTCAACTTTAGTAAATTGCCCATTGCCTTTGCTTTGTTCATAATTTCAGCAGGGCAGAATAAAAACCGTGGGAGGCAAAAAAAGGAAATCCGGAAATATAGTCTTAATCTGATGTTATTCTAATTTTCCATGGGTTCTCAGTTCTGACTCAACTCACTGGCTATTGATGAATCAGTAGGTAGTATTTTAAGTCTTAGGAAAGACTACTCAAGTTAAGGTACTTCCTTATATTCATCTCTTTTAGGTACGCAAAGAGAACCAGTGGTGTGAAGAGAAGTGAAATGTTGTGCCTGACACTATAACACTGTAAGGATTGTTCCAAATACTAGTTGCACTGCTCTGTTTATAATTGTTAATATTAGACAAACAGTAGACAAATGCAGCAGCAAGTCAATTGTATTAGCAGAATATTGTCCTCATTGCATGTGTAGTTTGAGTATAGATTCCAAACCTATGGCTGAGTTTCTTCTAGTATGAtcgaaagtttcttttttctttgctctgaataAAACTGAACTGTGGGTTCTCTGTAAGTGGCATTTTGGGCTTTCCCTCTTTTTTGTAAAGCAATTTCTGCCTAGTTTATTGTCCAGTTAACTTTAGTGACCTTTTGAAAGTTGGCATTGTAAATAAAACAAGTTGCAAAAAAGTTTTTTGGAATAGGATTAACAAAATATTCTCTTTATTCATGAGTTGGAAACTagaaaaaggcttcttgaggTAAATGTTCTGAGTGGAATTACTAGGATGTCTTCCAGCCTCCTGCAGTCAAGGAGTACCACTGTATTGATTAGCCTGTATGTAGCAGGGCTCCCTTCATTGCATCTGaggacttgttttctttttctttaattttatttttaatcctcttagttttaaatatattgccTAGAGACTCAGTTACTACCTAGT
Coding sequences:
- the SKP1 gene encoding S-phase kinase-associated protein 1, with amino-acid sequence MPSIKLQSSDGEIFEVDVEIAKQSVTIKTMLEDLGMDDEGDDDPVPLPNVNAAILKKVIQWCTHHKDDPPPPEDDENKEKRTDDIPVWDQEFLKVDQGTLFELILAANYLDIKGLLDVTCKTVANMIKGKTPEEIRKTFNIKNDFTEEEEAQVRKENQWCEEK